In the Armatimonas rosea genome, GACCAGAGCCGCTACGCCAAGTACCTGCACGGCCAGGTGCGCGAGATTCTCTCCGAGTTTGGAAAAATCGACATCCTCTGGTGCGACTTCTCCTACCCGCCTGCCAAGGGCCGCGCGGACTGGGACAGCGAGAACCTCTACAAGCTCATCCGCGAGCTCCAGCCCGGCATCATCCTCAACGACCGCCTCGACCTCGACGCTGGCTGGGATATCAAGACCCCCGAGCAGTTCCAGCCGCGCCAGTGGGTGCAGTTCCAGGGCAAGCCGGTCACCTGGGAGGCCTGCCAGACCTTCTCCGGCTCCTGGGGCTACCACCGGGACGAGTCCAGCTGGAAGTCGCTGGAGATGCTGGTGCAGATGCTGATCGACACGGTGAGCAAGGGCGGCAACCTCCTGCTCAATGTCGGCCCCACCGGGCGCGGCGAGTTCGATGCCCGCGCGCTGGACCGTCTCCAGGGCATGGGCGAGTGGATGAAGCGCCACTCCCGCTCGATCTACGGCTGCACCCAAGCCCCCGCCGAGCTGGGCGACGCCCCCCGCGACTGCCGCTACACCTACAACCCGACTACCAACCGGCTCTATGTCCATGTCCTCGCCTGGCCCTTCGGACAGCTCTACCTCGATGGCCTCGACCCCGCCCGGGTGGAGTACGCCCAGCTCCTCAACGATGCGTCGGAGGTGCTCATGAAAGATATCGAGCCCTGGCAGCACGACTTCTCGGGCGACAACAAGCGCGCCTCGCTGGCCCTGCGCCTCCCGATCCAGAAGCCCAATGTGGCGGTCCCGGTAATTGAGATTTTTCTAAAATAACCCGATGATTTGGGAACGAACGACTTTTAATTCACGTTTCTGAATACGGAGGTTGTTGATGAAACGTCGTTTATTTGTCTTTGGGTTTGCTGCCTCGGTCCTTATGCTCGCGGGCTGTGGGGGTGGAGGAAGTGTCTCGTCTACGCCGGCGGGGACACGTGTCACCAAGCAGGAGATTCTGACCGCGGTCGAGCAAGGGTTCGCGTCGAAGCAGCAGGGGCAGAGCGGTGTCGCGGGTGCCTCCGGTGCCTCTCGCGCAACCCGCGCCGAGAGCCTCGCGGTCTACAATGAGTTCTACGAGCTCTGGGTTCTCCCCGTGGACGGTGGCGAGGACTTCTTCGCCGATGCCGCGCTGACCCAGCCGGCGGGGAAGATGCGCTACTTCTACACTCCCGGCGAGCAGGGGCAGTTCTCGAAGGGCTCGACGGTCGAGATCACGGCGGGGCCACAGAAGGGCTACAACGCCACCTACAGCGTGATCCTCGATAGCACCGGCCTGCGCTACGACTTCCAGGGAACCAGCCCGGAGTTTGGCCCTTTTAGCACGGTGGGCTCCAGTATCAACGGGGTGACCATTGTCAAGAATGGCTTCCGCGACCCCCAGGGCAACATGCGCTACTACGATATCGAGTACGGCACCGATAGCACGACCAAGGTGCGCTACAACAACGACAAGCTCTTCAATATCGAGCTGAGCTACACCGCAGAGGGCACCGGCACCGGAACCGTCACCGGCTCGTCGGAGCTGCTTCCTGCCACGGTCATCTGGGATCGGGATGGCACTGGAACCATCACGTTTAAGGATGGCTCCACCCAGAGCTTCACCGACTTCCGCTTCGATATCTAGCGGTACAATGGCGGCATGATCTTTCAGGATGTTGTCATTCAGCGCGAGGTCGCGTTTCTTACTCCC is a window encoding:
- a CDS encoding alpha-L-fucosidase — translated: MSQTIPQPEPTPGDTSWFTHDRFGMFIHWGLYALGARHEWLKNQEQLTDERYERYFKFFDPDLYDPEVWASAAENAGMKYFVITTKHHEGFCLWDSKLTDYKATNTPYGKDLLRPMVDAFRGHGLKTGFYHSLIDWHHPDFVVDHIHPMRNSPDKDKLNEGRDQSRYAKYLHGQVREILSEFGKIDILWCDFSYPPAKGRADWDSENLYKLIRELQPGIILNDRLDLDAGWDIKTPEQFQPRQWVQFQGKPVTWEACQTFSGSWGYHRDESSWKSLEMLVQMLIDTVSKGGNLLLNVGPTGRGEFDARALDRLQGMGEWMKRHSRSIYGCTQAPAELGDAPRDCRYTYNPTTNRLYVHVLAWPFGQLYLDGLDPARVEYAQLLNDASEVLMKDIEPWQHDFSGDNKRASLALRLPIQKPNVAVPVIEIFLK